The window CGACGCCCATGGCGTTCTTGCAGCCGTACAGGTCCAGCAACCCTACCACCCCGCCAGTGGCGATGGACCACCGCCGCGGCCCGGCGCGGACGGCCGACGCCGGCTTCGGAGGAAACAGCGCGTCGATGTCGATGGCGTTGGTGCGCTCCCTGGTGCACTCTGCCAGCGCGGCGGCaaaggggtcggcggcggcggcgccgggagCGCCCGGCGCCGATCGGTTGGCGCGGCGTCGGGAGGGCGGCGCGCGGATCGGCGGCGGGAGCGGGAGCGGCGGGGACGGGGAGGCGGCAGGGCCCGCGGCGCCGCGGAGGAAGGAGTGGCTCTTGGGGATGCCCGGGTGGTGCTCCCAGGAGAAGGGGATGGAGGTGGTGCGCGGGGAGGGCGACGGCGAGGAGGCAGCGGAGGAGGCCGTGGagaaagacgacgacgaggaggacgacgacgagtgGGAGGCCGCGCGCTGGCGCCGGTGAGCCTGGGCCGGCCCCGTCGGCAGTGGTGGTTGCGTCCGGGTCGTCATGGGCACGAGAGAGGAAGCTGGTAGCTGGCTAGATGGTCGCTGAGTGTGGGAAAGGCGGGGACACAGCACAAGGGGCACATAAATACGTACGCTAAGTACTATGGTGGAACTATTAGCATTTGAGCCCCTTCTTTTTGTCAAAATTACATGTACAACTGGCTTATTCGTTtgtccttttatatatatatatctcatTTCCTTTTTCCATTTCCCTCCTTCCTGGCTGCTAAGTGCCAAGGGAATGGGTCCTCCATTTTACTTTTTATTTGAAAAGTTGATTCGTTGTTATAAAATGATGAACCGAAGGCTGCTTAGAAGTTCGTTGAATTGCCGCGGATAGCGCCTCTGATTCCCAACTTGAAAACATTATTTCTTCAGAGTAGGCACGGCAGCACAATTTCAACTTGAAAACATTATATAACGTCCTCAAAAAGTTGAATTATAAACAAAGTAAAGCAGGGCCGGATGGAATCCATGCAGCTTCGTTTTTCTACAAAAATCAAATGAGGTCCATCCACACAAATTAAATTGCTGGTGTATTTTATGGTTACGCGCACTAGTTAATTAGCACCAAACAAGGATACCGTGTTGGTTTGCAACTTTTCTTCTCTAGTGCTCTATTTCCTAAATCCCGCACGCGGGCCTTTAATTTCGGCGTCTCAGAAATAGTTTAATTTCGCCATCTTTGCGCTCAATCTGATTAGTAGGTACAATCTACCATATATGTTAAACATATATGGATGACTTGGCTTCTATTTCGAGCTAATGGACAAATTAACAATGTTATTATGTTAGTTAGTAATAAGTATGTACATGTGCTAGCAGATAGCTTAGCTTTGTTTTCAGCTAAAGAGAGAAATTAACAATGTGAATGCATACTCTTGTAAAGTCTTTGCTTCAATTGTACAGCACTGAAGTGATGTGGTGGGCTCGTATAAGATCGTACTGCACATAACGTATACGTACGCGATGTACGCTTTGGGCACGTATGCAGTGGGTGAAATGTGGCACGTACACGTATGTAATGGTTATCCGTAGAAGGGAGGACGAGTGAGATGCAAGGCCAGCTAGCAGCTGGCTGCCTTTCTTTCTTGCCATACACATTCAGAATCCGGTTTCCAGAAACCCACGGACGTACCATGCACGTACTGCATTCAGGGAGCTTTGTACCCTGAATCTTCCGCTCGCCGCTGCTTCTTCTCCTTACAGCGTGCCATTTATATTTGGAGGTGGAGGAGGTTGAAAGCAACGTAGAGCAGCCGTCACTCGGAGATGTTTGCAGGGAAAGAAAGAAAATTACTTACTACTACTTGTTTCATATCGTAAATATTTGCGGGGA is drawn from Triticum dicoccoides isolate Atlit2015 ecotype Zavitan chromosome 4A, WEW_v2.0, whole genome shotgun sequence and contains these coding sequences:
- the LOC119289056 gene encoding early nodulin-20-like; amino-acid sequence: MTTRTQPPLPTGPAQAHRRQRAASHSSSSSSSSSFSTASSAASSPSPSPRTTSIPFSWEHHPGIPKSHSFLRGAAGPAASPSPPLPLPPPIRAPPSRRRANRSAPGAPGAAAADPFAAALAECTRERTNAIDIDALFPPKPASAVRAGPRRWSIATGGVVGLLDLYGCKNAMGVAEGAFVVRRPVVAVGRAGQGRAGRPGKR